Proteins encoded by one window of Enterobacter hormaechei subsp. xiangfangensis:
- a CDS encoding sensor domain-containing diguanylate cyclase yields the protein MKAPQIPVNEAERMNALRESGLLEIDNYPAFDRLTRLATRFFRVPLAMITLVDDHAAIVKSADGRALASQPRDLSFCGHTILGDAPLVVSDTLLDERFADNPQVAGGPGVRFYAGFPLRLRDGACVGSLCLIDYAPREFTAADAAVLADLSALAEDEFAAVSAATTDELTGLFNRRGFNQFAQFALSVSQRRAEPLTLGWLDLDHFKTINDRFGHQEGDKALKAMAALMRSSFREADLLVRFGGDEFAVLFADTDEPGAWIAMQYLVEQTEKYNARQLHPWSLQFSWGLSEFDHHRNDIQAWLKHADAQMYAMKRQHHGEK from the coding sequence ATGAAGGCACCTCAAATTCCCGTTAATGAAGCGGAGCGCATGAATGCGCTGCGCGAATCCGGTCTGCTTGAGATCGACAATTATCCCGCGTTTGATCGTCTTACGCGGCTGGCAACACGCTTTTTCAGGGTGCCGCTGGCGATGATTACGCTGGTGGATGACCACGCCGCGATCGTGAAATCTGCTGACGGCCGGGCACTCGCCAGCCAGCCTCGCGACCTCTCGTTTTGCGGTCATACGATCCTGGGTGACGCGCCGCTGGTGGTGAGTGACACGCTCCTGGACGAACGCTTCGCGGATAATCCGCAGGTGGCGGGAGGTCCGGGCGTGCGCTTTTATGCCGGTTTCCCGCTGCGTTTACGCGACGGGGCGTGCGTAGGATCGTTGTGTCTCATTGATTACGCGCCGCGGGAGTTTACCGCGGCGGATGCCGCCGTACTGGCCGATCTCAGCGCGCTGGCGGAGGATGAATTTGCAGCCGTTAGCGCCGCCACGACCGATGAACTCACGGGATTGTTTAACCGTCGCGGGTTTAACCAGTTTGCGCAGTTTGCACTGTCGGTTTCGCAGCGTCGGGCAGAACCGTTAACCCTTGGCTGGCTGGATCTGGACCATTTCAAAACCATTAACGATCGCTTCGGACATCAGGAGGGTGACAAAGCTCTGAAAGCGATGGCCGCCCTGATGCGTTCCTCGTTCCGCGAGGCCGATCTGCTGGTACGTTTCGGGGGAGATGAGTTCGCGGTGCTGTTTGCGGATACCGATGAGCCTGGCGCCTGGATCGCCATGCAGTATCTCGTCGAACAAACGGAAAAGTATAACGCGCGTCAGCTGCATCCCTGGTCGTTACAGTTCTCCTGGGGGCTGAGCGAGTTCGATCACCACCGCAACGATATTCAGGCATGGTTAAAACACGCGGATGCGCAAATGTACGCCATGAAGCGGCAACACCACGGCGAAAAATGA
- a CDS encoding GNAT family N-acetyltransferase: MNSPMLIKPLSRQDILTHIDALNDILVNCVNGGASVSFMLPFSAAKAQTFWLGVADSVGRDERTVLGCFDAEQGLVGTVQLITDQPENQPHRADVAKLLVHEKARRKGAAMALMESLEAVAREKALTVLVLDTSTGSGAETFYQRAGWQKAGEIPRYALMPNGDMTATSMFYKFL, translated from the coding sequence ATGAACTCTCCCATGCTGATTAAACCTCTCTCCCGACAGGACATCCTCACCCACATTGATGCCCTGAACGATATTCTCGTCAACTGTGTCAACGGCGGCGCCTCCGTCAGCTTTATGCTGCCTTTTTCTGCCGCGAAAGCCCAAACCTTCTGGCTCGGCGTCGCAGACAGCGTCGGGCGCGACGAGCGTACCGTCCTGGGCTGTTTTGATGCGGAGCAGGGGCTGGTTGGCACGGTCCAGCTGATTACCGATCAGCCTGAAAACCAGCCGCACCGTGCTGATGTCGCGAAACTGCTGGTTCATGAGAAAGCGCGCCGTAAAGGGGCGGCAATGGCGCTGATGGAATCCCTGGAGGCGGTTGCGCGTGAAAAAGCGCTTACGGTGCTGGTGCTTGATACCTCAACCGGCAGCGGCGCGGAGACGTTTTATCAGAGAGCGGGCTGGCAAAAGGCGGGGGAGATCCCACGCTACGCCCTGATGCCGAACGGGGACATGACGGCGACCTCGATGTTCTATAAATTTCTTTGA
- a CDS encoding tagaturonate reductase produces MNTLNRRDFPGACYPERIIQFGEGNFLRAFVDWQIDLLNEHTDLNAGVVIVRPIQSDFPPSLSTQDGLYTTIIRGLNEQGEAVSDARLIRSVNREISVYSQYDEFLALAHNPDMRFVFSNTTEAGISYHAGDKFDDAPAASYPAKLTRLLFERFTYFNGAADKGWIIIPCELIDYNGDALRELVLRYAQEWALPAAFIAWLNDANTFCSTLVDRIVTGYPRDEVAELEAGLGYHDSFLDTAEHFYLFVIQGPKSLAAELRLDKYPLNVLIVDDIKPYKERKVAILNGAHTALVPVAFQAGLDTVGEAMNDAEICAFVERAIYEEIIPVLDLPRDELHSFASAVTGRFRNPYIKHQLLSIALNGMTKYRTRILPQLLAGQKVTGKLPARLTFALAALIAFYRAERNGERYPVQDDAHWLERYQQLWTQHHDKQVTTRELVSSVLSVSEHWEQDLTLVNGLVEQVALDLDAILSKGMRDAVKPLC; encoded by the coding sequence GTGAACACTCTCAACCGTCGTGATTTTCCCGGTGCGTGCTACCCTGAACGTATCATCCAGTTTGGCGAAGGTAACTTCCTGCGCGCGTTCGTTGACTGGCAAATCGACCTCTTAAACGAGCATACCGATCTCAATGCCGGTGTGGTGATTGTGCGGCCGATCCAGAGCGATTTTCCGCCGTCGCTGAGCACCCAGGATGGTCTGTATACCACAATTATTCGTGGTCTGAATGAGCAGGGAGAAGCGGTAAGCGATGCGCGTCTTATTCGTTCCGTAAATCGTGAAATCAGCGTCTACAGCCAGTACGATGAATTTCTGGCGCTCGCCCATAACCCGGACATGCGGTTTGTCTTCTCCAATACCACGGAGGCGGGCATCAGCTATCATGCGGGGGATAAGTTTGACGATGCGCCTGCTGCCAGCTATCCGGCCAAACTGACGCGTCTGCTGTTCGAACGCTTTACCTACTTTAACGGGGCTGCGGATAAAGGCTGGATCATTATTCCTTGTGAGCTTATCGACTACAACGGCGATGCCCTGCGTGAACTGGTGCTACGTTATGCACAGGAGTGGGCACTGCCGGCGGCATTCATTGCGTGGCTGAATGATGCTAACACTTTCTGTTCGACGCTGGTTGACCGCATTGTTACCGGCTATCCGCGTGATGAGGTGGCAGAGCTGGAAGCCGGGCTGGGCTATCACGACAGCTTCCTCGACACGGCGGAACATTTCTATCTGTTTGTTATTCAGGGGCCGAAATCACTTGCAGCTGAACTGCGCCTGGATAAATACCCACTCAACGTCCTGATTGTTGACGATATCAAACCGTATAAAGAGCGTAAGGTGGCGATCCTCAACGGCGCGCACACGGCGCTGGTTCCGGTCGCTTTTCAGGCCGGCCTGGATACGGTTGGGGAAGCCATGAACGACGCGGAAATTTGCGCGTTCGTAGAGAGAGCTATTTATGAGGAGATTATTCCGGTCCTGGATCTGCCGCGCGACGAGCTGCACTCCTTCGCCAGTGCCGTAACGGGGCGTTTCCGTAATCCGTACATTAAGCATCAGCTGCTGTCGATTGCACTGAACGGGATGACCAAGTACCGCACCCGCATTCTGCCGCAACTGCTGGCAGGGCAGAAGGTGACCGGCAAACTGCCAGCACGTCTGACCTTTGCTCTGGCGGCGCTGATTGCATTTTACCGTGCCGAGCGCAACGGTGAGCGCTATCCGGTGCAGGACGATGCGCACTGGCTTGAACGTTACCAGCAGCTGTGGACGCAACATCACGACAAACAGGTCACTACCCGTGAACTGGTATCGTCGGTGTTAAGCGTGAGCGAGCACTGGGAACAGGATCTCACTCTGGTGAACGGACTGGTAGAACAGGTTGCGCTGGATCTGGATGCAATTTTAAGCAAAGGCATGCGCGATGCGGTAAAACCGCTCTGCTAA
- a CDS encoding bestrophin family protein: MIVRPQQHWLQLIFVWHGSVLPKIYTRLLLNFLLSIAVIVMLPWYTSLGIRFTVAPFSILGVAIAIFLGFRNNACYSRYVEARLLWGQLMIAARSLFREVKNTLPDDKHLGEFVRLQIAFANCLRMTLRRETNADQLSRYLAPDDLRKVMDANSPANRILLIMGEWLAVRRRSGHLSDILFHSLNNRLNDMSIVLAGCERIANTPVPFAYTLILHRTVYLFCIMLPFALVVDLHYMTPFVSALISYTFISLDTLAEELEDPFGTEDNDLPLDAICNMMERDLLQMNDEENIPERLMPDKHYQLT, from the coding sequence ATGATTGTTCGTCCTCAACAGCACTGGCTGCAACTGATTTTTGTCTGGCATGGTTCGGTACTTCCCAAAATTTATACCCGACTGCTGCTTAACTTCCTGCTTTCCATCGCCGTGATTGTCATGCTGCCGTGGTACACCTCGCTGGGTATCCGGTTTACCGTCGCGCCGTTCAGCATTCTGGGTGTGGCTATCGCCATCTTCCTGGGGTTTCGCAATAACGCCTGTTATTCGCGCTACGTTGAGGCGCGTCTGCTTTGGGGGCAGTTGATGATAGCGGCGCGCTCGCTGTTTCGCGAGGTAAAAAACACCTTGCCGGATGATAAACATCTTGGAGAGTTTGTCCGCCTGCAAATCGCGTTTGCTAACTGTCTGCGAATGACTCTACGCAGAGAAACCAATGCCGATCAGCTGTCCCGCTATCTGGCTCCAGACGATTTACGTAAAGTGATGGACGCCAACTCGCCGGCGAACCGTATCCTGCTGATCATGGGGGAGTGGCTGGCCGTGCGGCGGCGTAGCGGGCACCTTTCAGACATTCTGTTTCACAGCCTCAACAACCGCCTGAATGATATGTCCATCGTGCTGGCTGGCTGTGAGCGTATCGCCAATACGCCAGTCCCGTTTGCCTATACGCTGATCCTGCACCGGACGGTGTATCTGTTCTGCATCATGCTGCCGTTTGCGCTGGTCGTTGACCTGCATTACATGACGCCCTTTGTCTCTGCACTGATTTCCTACACCTTTATCTCGCTGGACACGCTGGCGGAAGAGCTGGAAGATCCGTTTGGGACGGAAGATAACGATCTGCCGCTGGACGCCATCTGCAACATGATGGAGCGCGATCTGTTGCAGATGAACGATGAAGAGAACATACCTGAAAGACTGATGCCGGATAAGCATTATCAGCTGACCTGA
- a CDS encoding GNAT family N-acetyltransferase produces the protein MTIPTLTTERLILRPLIAEDAVQIQQHYPRWEIVRYMVASVPWPYPENGAENYVNNVALPDMAKGIAWFWTIRRREAPDELMGLICLYDVEDNNRGFWLAPEFQGQGYMREASIAATDYWFNTLNKPVLRAPKAAANSRSRCISDSSGMRLIRTEKKAYVSGLLDSELWEITRDEWNARQVS, from the coding sequence ATGACCATACCCACGCTTACCACCGAGCGCCTGATATTACGCCCCCTGATTGCAGAAGATGCCGTCCAGATCCAGCAACACTATCCGCGCTGGGAGATTGTCCGCTATATGGTGGCTTCAGTCCCCTGGCCCTACCCGGAAAACGGTGCAGAAAATTATGTCAACAACGTTGCACTGCCCGATATGGCCAAAGGGATTGCGTGGTTCTGGACGATTCGCCGTCGCGAAGCGCCTGACGAACTGATGGGGTTGATTTGCCTGTATGACGTGGAGGACAACAATCGGGGCTTCTGGCTCGCGCCGGAATTTCAGGGCCAGGGATATATGCGCGAGGCGAGTATTGCGGCCACGGATTACTGGTTCAATACGCTCAATAAACCGGTGTTGCGCGCGCCGAAAGCGGCTGCAAACAGCCGCTCCCGATGTATTTCAGACAGCAGCGGCATGCGGCTCATCAGGACGGAGAAGAAAGCCTATGTCAGCGGTCTGCTGGATTCGGAGCTGTGGGAAATCACCCGCGACGAGTGGAATGCCCGTCAGGTCAGCTGA
- a CDS encoding GNAT family N-acetyltransferase: MTLTVRPLCTEDYPQWRPLWDGYTHFYECYLDESVTAATWDRALADSSSLFCRVVEKDGRVIGFAMCVLHEGTWSTAPVCYLEDLFVEAAERGAGAGKALIDALIDEGKREGWSKLYWVTRMNNPARKLYDHYGEADDYVRYRISL; this comes from the coding sequence ATGACGCTAACCGTACGTCCTTTATGCACAGAAGATTACCCACAGTGGCGACCGCTGTGGGATGGCTATACCCATTTTTATGAGTGCTACCTTGACGAGTCCGTTACCGCGGCCACCTGGGACAGGGCGCTCGCAGATTCATCATCTCTGTTTTGCCGTGTCGTGGAGAAGGACGGCCGCGTCATCGGCTTCGCCATGTGCGTCCTGCATGAAGGGACCTGGTCAACCGCGCCCGTTTGCTATCTGGAAGATCTGTTTGTTGAAGCTGCCGAACGTGGCGCAGGGGCGGGTAAAGCGCTTATCGACGCCCTGATCGATGAAGGCAAGCGGGAAGGGTGGTCAAAACTCTACTGGGTAACCCGCATGAACAATCCGGCGCGTAAGCTGTATGATCACTATGGTGAAGCCGACGATTACGTCCGGTACCGAATCTCGCTTTAG